From the Manihot esculenta cultivar AM560-2 chromosome 3, M.esculenta_v8, whole genome shotgun sequence genome, one window contains:
- the LOC110611581 gene encoding uncharacterized protein LOC110611581, producing MEHHHHQKTSSREIFSFPSTPSQYQDSDFEFGCLTPDFPPTDDPYMSSPADHLFSNGRLLPHSFPVVLQQQKQSPATSMVLIESISRASSRNSSLSSRGSLMSSRSNSVNSSRSSVSSSSARTSWSSDNSERRLLYHSTKLSRKTPMASKVIMEQLYGSSQRWQHVMPMPALKRDDSRRKNNAAVIKKKEGDHQHGKKDKSSGICRRFFRSFLVACRECHAMEPSTKDDILQGIVKL from the coding sequence ATGGAGCATCACCACCATCAAAAGACTAGCTCTAGAGAAATTTTCTCCTTCCCTAGCACTCCAAGTCAATATCAAGATTCCGACTTCGAATTCGGTTGTTTAACACCTGATTTTCCTCCAACTGATGATCCGTACATGTCCTCACCAGCTGATCATCTTTTCTCCAATGGTCGTCTCTTGCCTCATTCTTTCCCAGTAGTACTTCAACAGCAAAAACAATCACCAGCAACGTCCATGGTTCTTATCGAATCTATCTCTCGAGCATCTAGTAGAAACAGCAGCTTGAGCAGCAGAGGTTCCCTCATGTCGTCAAGAAGCAACAGTGTTAATAGCAGTAGAAGCAGTGTGAGTAGCAGCAGCGCAAGAACAAGTTGGAGTAGTGACAATTCTGAAAGGAGATTACTATATCACAGTACAAAGCTTTCAAGAAAAACTCCTATGGCTAGTAAAGTTATAATGGAGCAGCTATATGGATCTTCTCAAAGGTGGCAACATGTCATGCCAATGCCAGCCCTGAAACGTGATGATTCCAGGAGAAAAAATAATGCAGCGgtgataaaaaagaaagaaggtgATCATCAACATGGGAAAAAAGATAAGTCATCGGGTATTTGCCGGAGATTTTTCAGGTCATTTTTGGTGGCGTGTAGAGAGTGCCATGCCATGGAACCTTCAACAAAAGATGATATCCTGCAGGGAATTGTGAAGCTGTGA
- the LOC110610445 gene encoding probable protein phosphatase 2C 39 — protein sequence MAGKEILHKMKEKVGLCSSTASGKGKSKMSKNVTHGFHLVKGKSHHAMEDYVVAQFKQAGNNELGLFAIFDGHLSHVIPDYLRLNLFDNILKEPDFWKEPENAMRRAYHITDTTILDKSADLGRGGSTAVTAILINCQMLVVANVGDSRAVICKNGMAKQLSVDHEPSVERKDIENRGGFVSNFPGDVPRVDGQLAVARAFGDKSLKKHLSSEPDITKEVIDEDTEFIILASDGLWKVMSNQEAADAIKDIKDARLAAKHLVEEALNRKSKDDISCIVVKFQ from the exons ATGGCTGGCAAAGAAATCTTACACAAGATGAAG GAAAAAGTTGGATTATGTTCATCTACAGCCTCTGGAAAGGGCAAGAGTAAGATGTCAAAGAATGTAACACATGGCTTTCACTTGGTGAAGGGAAAATCACATCATGCCATGGAAGATTATGTTGTTGCTCAATTTAAGCAAGCTGGTAACAATGAGCTTGGTTTGTTTGCCATATTTGATGGTCATCTGAGCCATGTTATTCCTGATTATTTGAGATTGAATTTGTTTGACAATATCTTAAAAGAG CCAGACTTCTGGAAAGAGCCAGAAAATGCCATGAGGAGAGCATATCATATTACTGATACTACTATTTTGGACAAATCAGCTGATTTGGGTAGGGGGGGTTCTACTGCAGTCACGGCAATATTAATCAACTGTCAGATGCTGGTAGTGGCCAATGTTGGTGATTCTCGAGCTGTTATCTGCAAGAATGGCATGGCCAAGCAACTCTCTGTTGATCATGAACCAAGTGTAGAAAGGAAGGATATTGAGAACAGAGGTGGTTTTGTATCCAATTTCCCAG GGGATGTTCCACGTGTTGATGGGCAATTGGCGGTGGCAAGGGCATTTGGTGACAAGAGCTTGAAAAAGCATCTTAGCTCAGAGCCGGATATCACAAAGGAAGTGATTGATGAGGACACAGAATTTATTATCTTAGCTAGTGATGGATTGTGGAAG GTGATGTCAAACCAGGAAGCAGCAGATGctattaaggacataaaggacGCTCGTTTGGCAGCAAAACACCTTGTAGAAGAGGCACTTAATAGGAAGAGCAAAGATGACATTTCCTGCATAGTTGTAAAATTTCAGTGA
- the LOC110610446 gene encoding squamosa promoter-binding protein 1, which translates to MDAKAHEGKRSSRERVMFKDDCIVDEDLDDDMEEEDGSGGFVDDEKKKGVGMVHGKRGNSGGGGSSGGSSSPSCQVERCGADLTEAKRYHRRHKVCEIHAKAPAVIVSGIRQRFCQQCSRFHELSEFDEAKRSCRRRLAGHNERRRKSSAESYGEGSSGRKGLFGGQAQLKESQFRQADERGKYHITIPGNNSATYKRSQIL; encoded by the exons ATGGATGCCAAAGCACATGAAGGGAAGCGCAGTTCCAGAGAAAGAGTGATGTTCAAAGATGATTGCATTGTTGATGAAGATTTAGATGATGATATGGAAGAAGAAGACGGAAGTGGTGGGTTTGTTGATGATGAGAAGAAAAAAGGAGTTGGTATGGTGCATGGGAAGAGAGGGAATAGTGGTGGAGGTGGCAGCAGCGGCGGGTCATCGTCGCCGTCTTGCCAGGTGGAGAGATGTGGAGCTGATTTAACCGAGGCTAAGAGGTACCACAGGCGACATAAGGTGTGTGAGATTCATGCAAAGGCACCAGCAGTCATTGTTTCTGGCATTAGGCAGAGGTTTTGTCAACAATGCAGCAG GTTCCATGAGCTGTCAGAGTTTGATGAAGCAAAAAGGAGTTGCCGCAGGCGTTTGGCAGGACACAACGAGAGGCGAAGGAAGAGCTCAGCTGAATCCTACGGGGAAGGGTCCAGCGGCCGCAAAGGGTTGTTTGGTGGACAGGCTCAGTTAAAGGAAAGCCAGTTCAGGCAAGCTGATGAAAGAGGCAAATATCATATAACCATACCAGGGAATAATTCTGCTACTTACAAACGATCCCAAATCCTGTGA
- the LOC110610444 gene encoding 3-hydroxybutyryl-CoA dehydrogenase, which translates to MAETKIIGVVGSGQMGSGIAQLAAVYGLDVLLLDTDLAALSRARKSIAGNIQRLVSKGHLSQAAFSEAVGRLYCTSKLEELHEADFVIEAIVESEDVKKKLFLELDKIVKSSAILASNTSSISITRLASATSTPSQVIGMHFMNPPPIMKLVEIVRGADTSDETFYATKTLAERFGKTVICSQDFSGFIVNRILMPMINEAFHTLYTGVATKEDIDTGMKLGTNHPMGPLELADFIGLDVCLSIMKVLHAGLGDSKYAPCPLLVQYVDAGRVGRKRGIGVYDYRKSLEQVKPSARL; encoded by the exons ATGGCGGAGACCAAGATAATAGGCGTCGTTGGCAGTGGCCAGATGGGCTCTGGTATCGCGCAACTTGCCGCCGTATACGGGCTCGATGTCTTGCTCCTTGACACGGATCTTGCTGCTCTCTCCAGAGCTAGAAAATCTATTGCCGGTAACATCCAGCGTCTCGTCTCCAAAGGTCACCTCTCTCAG GCAGCTTTCAGTGAAGCTGTGGGGCGTCTATATTGCACCTCAAAGTTGGAAGAGCTGCATGAGGCAGATTTTGTTATTGAAGCTATTGTGGAATCTGAAGATGTGAAGAAAAAGTTATTTCTTGAACTAGATAAGATTGTTAAAAGTTCTGCCATTTTGGCTTCCAATACAAGTTCTATCTCCATAACACGTCTTGCCTCAGCAACTAGCACGCCGAGCCAG GTAATTGGCATGCACTTTATGAATCCTCCCCCAATAATGAAATTAGTTGAGATTGTGCGTGGTGCAGACACATCAGATGAGACATTTTACGCAACCAAGACCTTGGCAGAGAG GTTTGGCAAGACAGTTATATGCTCACAGGATTTTTCTGGTTTCATTGTAAACCGAATTCTAATGCCAATGATAAACGAAGCATTTCATACTCTTTATACAGGAGTGGCAACAAAGGAGGACATTGACACAGGAATGAAGTTAGGAACAAACCATCCAATGGGTCCTTTAGAGCTTGCAGATTTTATTGGATTAGATGTCTGCCTGTCAATAATGAAAGTGCTTCATGCTGGCTTAGGGGACAGTAAATATGCTCCCTGTCCACTTCTCGTGCAGTATGTTGATGCAGGTCGTGTTGGACGAAAACGTGGCATCGGAGTATATGACTATCGTAAATCCCTTGAACAAGTAAAGCCATCAGCTCGGCTTTGA